GCAAGTTCTCGAGCTTTTAAATTATAAGCTTTTTTATCTCCCCATGTATTTTCTGGATTTAATATTTCAGAGGGAACATTTGGCACCGCTATTGGCACTGCTACTTTAAATATTGGATGCTGTGTATAAGCCACACTCTTAAGCGTGCCATCAAGTGCTGCTTTTACCATGGATCTTGTATAGGACAGTTTCATTCTTGAACCTACACCATATCCTCCACCACTCCAACCAGTGTTTATAAGAAATACCTCAGTATCATGTTTATCTATTCTCTCACCTAAAAGTTTTGCGTAAACAGACGGCTTCATTAGCATAAAAGGTTCTCCAAAGCAAGATGAAAAAGTAGCTTTTGGCTGCGTAATTCCACGTTCTGTGCCCGCAAGCTTACTTGTATATCCTGAAATAAAATGATACATGGCAGCTTCCTTGGAAAGCTTTGAAATTGGTGGAATAACTCCAAAAGCATCTGCTGTTAAAAATATTATGGTACTAGGATGTCCACCAATTCCACTGAGTTCTGCATTTGGGATATATTCTAGTGGATAAGCTCCTCTGGTATTCTCTGTTAATCTACCATCATCATAATCAGGCATCTTATTATCATCAATCACAACATTTTCAAGCAATGCTCCAAATTTTAATGCTGAGTAAATTTCACTTTCTTTATCTTTATCTAACTTTATAGTTTTAGCATAACATCCGCCTTCAAAATTAAACACTCCGCTATCACACCAACCATGTTCATCATCACCTATAAGCTTTCTTTCTGGATCAGCGGACAGCGTAGTTTTTCCTGTACCTGACAAGCCAAAAAATACTGCAGTCTCACCATCTTTACCTATATTAGAAGAGCAATGCATTGGAAATACACCTCTTAGTGGCAACAGAAAATTCATTATTGAAAAAATAGATTTTTTAATTTCTCCTGCATACTGCGTTCCACCAATTAACACAATTTTCTTATCGAAATTCACTAGAATAAAAGCTTCAGAGTTTATTCCGTCAATTGCTCCTTTTGCCTTAAATCCAGGAGCCGCAATAACTGTGAATTCTGCCACATGATTATTAAGCATTGCTTTATCTGGCCTTCTAAATAATTGATTAGAAAGCAATGCCTCGGAAGCAAGCTCATTTACTACTCTAATAGGTAGTTTATATTCTTCCATAGCACCAACGTAGCCATCAAATACAAATAATTCTTTATCACCTAAATATTCACTTACTTTACGATACAAATTATCAAAAACCTTTTCTTCTATAGGTAAATTTACCTCTCCCCAATTTATTAATTTCACAACACTTTCTTGTGAAACTATAAATCTATCCTTAGGAGATCTTCCTGTATATTTCCCTGTATTTACAGCCAATGCACCCGATTCTGTTAAAGTACCTTCACCTCTTAGCAATGCAAAACTTACCAAGTCTGATACCGGTAAATTCCTATATATTTTTTTTGATGTTTTTATGTTTAAATAATTTAAATTTTCTAAATAATCCACAATACTACCCCCCGGTTACTATATTAACATGACTATTAATTTTAGTTATTATACTAATATATTACAACATTTCGAGAAAAACGCAAGAAAAAAATTATTAAAATATGGATTTAACGTTTTTATGAATACGTTCCTTCATTATGCTAAATTATCACTTTTATAGCATACTCTTTTTATCTTTTATGGCGCACTAATATATTTAATAAACACACTTCCTTCACTGAGGCTATAAGTGATTTCATCCAAATATATGAATATAAAACACCATGACACACTCTTCTATTTTGTTGTTCCCACATAATTTTTTTAATTAATAACATTGTTTAATATTTGTCAAAATGAAGAATATTAGTTTTTAAAAATCACGCAATAAAAAAAGTATATATTAAATCAAATTGATTTGATTTAATATATACTTCACCAAAGATGCTAATATCTAATTTTATCCTGCAGCAAAAATTATTTTCTTATGCTATATATCGCATATACTACGAGTCCAGTCCCAATTATTTGCATATACCCAATTTGCTCATGTAATATAAAAAATGATACAAGCATTGCAGTAGGTATTTCCAAATTTCCTATTATAGATACCTTTAACGAACCTATATGCTTTATGGCCGCATATAATAATGTTAAAGGGATAATTTCGCAAAATATTGCAAGTATTGTGGTATAACCAAGTAAACTTAAACTTACATCACCCTTAAAAACAAATATCGGAAACTTGTATATCATAAGGGAT
This DNA window, taken from Clostridium estertheticum, encodes the following:
- the pckA gene encoding phosphoenolpyruvate carboxykinase (ATP) translates to MDYLENLNYLNIKTSKKIYRNLPVSDLVSFALLRGEGTLTESGALAVNTGKYTGRSPKDRFIVSQESVVKLINWGEVNLPIEEKVFDNLYRKVSEYLGDKELFVFDGYVGAMEEYKLPIRVVNELASEALLSNQLFRRPDKAMLNNHVAEFTVIAAPGFKAKGAIDGINSEAFILVNFDKKIVLIGGTQYAGEIKKSIFSIMNFLLPLRGVFPMHCSSNIGKDGETAVFFGLSGTGKTTLSADPERKLIGDDEHGWCDSGVFNFEGGCYAKTIKLDKDKESEIYSALKFGALLENVVIDDNKMPDYDDGRLTENTRGAYPLEYIPNAELSGIGGHPSTIIFLTADAFGVIPPISKLSKEAAMYHFISGYTSKLAGTERGITQPKATFSSCFGEPFMLMKPSVYAKLLGERIDKHDTEVFLINTGWSGGGYGVGSRMKLSYTRSMVKAALDGTLKSVAYTQHPIFKVAVPIAVPNVPSEILNPENTWGDKKAYNLKARELASKFTLNFSKFKGVSESIKQAGPLSI